Proteins co-encoded in one Ruegeria sp. HKCCD4315 genomic window:
- a CDS encoding ABC transporter permease: MTDADKSDTLIPDEGLAPASTALPTADVMEELTTPPRSQWRDVWDQFKTHKGAMIGAILFIFIVAGVYLGPLLWSIDPTQIDIRARNQGPSWAHPFGTDQLGRDILARMMSGGQTSVSVGITAMLLALFLGSFIGVLAGFFKRLDGPLMRLTDLFLALPLLPLLLVMMLLFREPLSAAFGLERGIFILIVCAIGITSWMPTARIVRGDVLAIKEREFVLAARSIGTSNSQIITRHILPNVLSPIMVSATLGIATAIITESALSFLGLGFPPDFPTWGRLLFDGVDYLQQYPERVFWPGLAISLTVLSVNYLGDGLRDALDPRIRGR; the protein is encoded by the coding sequence ATGACTGATGCCGACAAATCAGACACGCTGATCCCGGATGAAGGACTAGCACCTGCTTCCACCGCGTTGCCAACCGCTGACGTGATGGAGGAACTGACCACCCCACCCCGCAGCCAATGGCGCGATGTGTGGGATCAGTTCAAAACCCATAAGGGCGCGATGATCGGTGCGATCCTGTTCATCTTCATTGTGGCTGGCGTCTACTTGGGGCCGTTACTATGGAGCATTGATCCAACGCAGATCGACATCCGTGCGCGCAATCAAGGGCCAAGCTGGGCACATCCGTTTGGAACCGACCAGTTGGGCCGGGACATTCTGGCGCGCATGATGTCAGGCGGGCAGACCTCGGTCTCTGTCGGTATTACGGCAATGCTTCTGGCGCTTTTCCTGGGGTCGTTTATCGGTGTCTTGGCCGGGTTCTTCAAACGGCTTGACGGACCGCTGATGCGCCTGACGGACCTGTTCCTGGCCCTGCCCCTGCTGCCCCTGCTGTTGGTCATGATGCTTCTGTTCCGCGAGCCATTATCGGCTGCCTTTGGGTTGGAGCGGGGCATCTTCATCCTGATTGTCTGCGCTATCGGCATCACCTCTTGGATGCCAACCGCCCGGATCGTGCGGGGCGACGTGCTGGCCATCAAGGAACGTGAATTCGTTCTGGCGGCGCGCTCTATCGGCACCAGCAACAGTCAGATCATCACACGGCATATTCTGCCCAACGTGCTGTCGCCGATCATGGTGTCCGCGACACTGGGGATTGCCACGGCGATCATCACCGAAAGCGCATTGTCCTTCCTTGGGCTGGGCTTCCCGCCTGATTTCCCGACCTGGGGTCGGCTGCTGTTCGACGGTGTCGACTACTTGCAGCAATACCCCGAGCGCGTGTTCTGGCCCGGACTGGCAATCTCGTTGACCGTGCTCAGCGTGAATTACCTGGGCGATGGTCTGCGCGACGCGCTGGATCCGCGCATTCGCGGACGTTAA
- a CDS encoding MFS transporter, producing the protein MFILNGALFGIWASRIPAVRDRLGLSHEELGYGLLFMAAGAVCSFPITGRLTDRFGAVAITRVIAVLYTLSLILLAIAGGFWGLAVFLFIFGAFHGSMDVAMNAWAAEVEQAYDKPVMSSFHAMWSLGAGLGALSGYAAVQMGLSVLAHFLTAGGIVVGFALTLSWVHWTSKRSEGEQGSVFALPSGILVLVGFTALCGALGEGAVADWSAIYLRDITNATESVAALGYAVFSVTMVAFRLAGAFVITRFGPVATARFGGLCAALGVFGVVSAVAPELALAGFALMGVGYAVIMPLAFSRAASDLDVPPGQAIASVATLGYGGLLIGPPLIGFLAELFGLRLAFSVLLPLAVLIIVLAGALRRAD; encoded by the coding sequence ATGTTCATTCTGAATGGTGCTTTGTTCGGGATATGGGCCTCGCGCATTCCTGCCGTGCGCGACCGGTTGGGCCTGTCTCATGAAGAACTGGGCTACGGGTTGCTGTTCATGGCGGCTGGTGCTGTATGTTCTTTTCCCATCACCGGGCGGCTTACGGATCGGTTCGGCGCTGTTGCTATCACCCGCGTCATTGCGGTGCTCTACACCCTGTCGCTGATCCTGCTGGCCATTGCCGGGGGGTTTTGGGGGCTGGCGGTCTTTCTGTTCATCTTTGGTGCTTTCCATGGCTCCATGGACGTGGCGATGAATGCCTGGGCGGCAGAGGTTGAACAGGCATATGACAAGCCTGTGATGTCTTCTTTCCACGCGATGTGGAGCCTTGGCGCGGGTCTTGGTGCGCTGAGTGGCTACGCTGCTGTTCAGATGGGGTTGAGCGTTCTTGCGCACTTCCTAACGGCAGGTGGGATTGTTGTGGGCTTTGCGCTGACCTTGTCTTGGGTGCACTGGACTTCAAAACGCTCGGAAGGGGAGCAAGGGTCCGTCTTTGCGTTGCCGTCCGGCATATTGGTGTTGGTAGGGTTTACTGCATTGTGCGGGGCATTGGGCGAAGGTGCCGTTGCAGATTGGAGCGCGATCTATTTGCGTGACATCACGAATGCGACTGAAAGCGTTGCGGCCCTGGGATATGCCGTCTTTTCCGTTACAATGGTGGCGTTTCGCCTTGCCGGTGCTTTTGTCATTACGCGCTTCGGCCCGGTTGCCACGGCCCGGTTCGGTGGGCTCTGTGCCGCTTTGGGCGTGTTTGGCGTGGTGTCAGCGGTGGCGCCAGAGCTTGCCTTGGCGGGCTTTGCCCTGATGGGGGTAGGCTATGCCGTTATAATGCCGCTGGCATTCAGTCGGGCTGCAAGTGACCTAGATGTGCCGCCGGGGCAGGCCATCGCCAGTGTTGCAACTTTGGGATATGGGGGGCTGTTGATCGGGCCGCCATTGATCGGCTTTTTAGCGGAATTGTTTGGCCTGCGTCTGGCATTCTCGGTGTTGTTGCCGTTGGCGGTCCTGATCATTGTATTGGCCGGCGCGCTAAGGCGCGCCGACTGA
- a CDS encoding DUF3422 family protein yields MTPIDDHPLRYALANELHARPFPVASMPCTVVFLAIKKPEAAVARDRSQDLAHLINLLDRHGAQHPQPDATHYAGQIGRHWLKWEQHTEFVTYTAIAQNVSDRAFNPADFEVFPLDWLMASPGQRVTSVMVRVVERESDDAIKSKLLDWFEPESLAVARVLDDAAVCASDFRIDPAGHMRFALFVAEGTGRRRTGRIVQRLCEIETYKAMSMLGFARVKQLMPRIGELDGQLTRLMGQMTDNSAQPDSLLQDLLSTSIELETLSARCSFRFGATGAYEAIVNQRIEVLREERFQGGQNFADFMMRRYDPAIRTVKSTERRLQALSDRAIRAGELLRTRVDVERSAQNQALLESMDRRADLALRLQHTVEGLSVVAISYYAVSLVSYLLYPLTASGISKGMLTAAVTVPVVAGVWFAIRRIRKRLG; encoded by the coding sequence ATGACACCGATTGACGACCACCCCCTTCGCTATGCGCTGGCCAATGAACTGCACGCACGACCATTCCCGGTTGCGTCTATGCCATGCACAGTGGTTTTTTTAGCAATCAAGAAACCCGAGGCTGCGGTTGCGCGTGATCGTAGTCAGGATTTGGCCCATTTGATCAATCTTCTGGATCGCCATGGCGCGCAGCATCCTCAGCCTGATGCCACGCATTACGCCGGTCAGATCGGTCGGCATTGGCTAAAATGGGAGCAACACACAGAGTTTGTCACCTACACGGCAATCGCGCAGAACGTGAGTGACCGTGCGTTCAACCCGGCCGATTTCGAAGTTTTTCCTCTTGATTGGTTGATGGCCAGTCCGGGCCAAAGGGTCACATCTGTGATGGTTCGTGTCGTAGAGCGCGAAAGTGACGACGCGATTAAGTCCAAATTGCTGGACTGGTTCGAGCCTGAAAGCCTGGCCGTGGCCAGGGTATTGGATGATGCCGCCGTATGCGCCAGCGATTTTCGCATCGATCCGGCAGGCCATATGCGGTTTGCTTTGTTCGTGGCCGAAGGAACAGGTCGCCGCCGAACGGGGCGAATTGTCCAGCGCTTGTGCGAAATTGAAACCTATAAGGCGATGTCCATGTTGGGTTTTGCGCGCGTTAAGCAGTTGATGCCGCGTATCGGAGAGTTGGATGGGCAGTTAACCCGGTTGATGGGACAGATGACCGACAACTCGGCTCAGCCCGACTCGCTTTTGCAGGATCTGCTGTCGACGTCGATTGAACTTGAAACTCTGTCAGCCCGGTGCTCGTTCCGGTTCGGGGCAACGGGTGCCTATGAAGCTATCGTCAATCAACGGATTGAAGTGTTGCGGGAAGAGCGGTTCCAGGGCGGTCAGAACTTTGCCGATTTCATGATGCGGCGCTATGACCCTGCGATTCGTACCGTAAAATCCACTGAACGCCGTCTTCAGGCTTTGTCTGACAGGGCTATCCGCGCGGGCGAGTTGCTGCGAACCAGGGTGGATGTGGAACGCAGTGCGCAGAACCAGGCATTGTTGGAAAGCATGGACCGTCGGGCGGACCTGGCCTTGCGGCTGCAGCATACTGTCGAAGGGCTGTCCGTTGTTGCCATCAGCTACTACGCGGTTTCATTGGTGAGCTATCTTCTGTATCCGCTGACGGCTTCGGGCATTAGCAAAGGTATGTTGACGGCAGCGGTTACAGTTCCCGTTGTGGCCGGAGTATGGTTCGCAATCCGTCGGATCCGCAAGCGGCTTGGCTGA
- a CDS encoding VOC family protein, producing the protein MQKVNGIGGVFFRARDPKALSAWYAEHLGVDHYDPVPWKQREGYTVFAPFAQDTEYFGREDQQWMINFRVDDLAAMTRQLEAAGIAVETHPDWDSEVGKFARIHDPEGNPIELWQPNQ; encoded by the coding sequence ATGCAGAAGGTGAATGGCATAGGAGGCGTGTTTTTTCGCGCCCGCGATCCAAAAGCTTTGAGCGCGTGGTACGCGGAACACCTGGGCGTCGATCATTACGATCCCGTGCCTTGGAAACAACGCGAAGGCTATACTGTCTTTGCTCCGTTTGCGCAGGACACCGAGTATTTCGGGCGGGAAGATCAGCAATGGATGATCAACTTCCGTGTCGATGATCTGGCGGCCATGACTCGGCAACTGGAGGCGGCTGGAATCGCCGTTGAAACGCATCCGGATTGGGACAGCGAGGTTGGGAAATTCGCGCGCATCCACGATCCTGAGGGCAATCCCATCGAGCTGTGGCAGCCAAATCAATGA
- a CDS encoding NAD(P)(+) transhydrogenase (Re/Si-specific) subunit beta produces MEFGFTTAAYVVAAVLFILALGGLSNQESAKRAVWYGIVGMALAVFATLVGPGSGLWLLSLLLIIGGGLIGQYVAQRVQMTEMPQLVAAMHSLVGLAAVFVGFNAHFEVQNVAEVFAIADAAKEVELDGLGSFAQLIAKKTPAELAILHVELFLGIFIGAITFTGSVVAYGKLAGKVTSAATKLPGGHALNAAAAGLSLICLFWYTSTGGFFPLFLMTLAALFIGYHLIMGIGGADMPVVVSMLNSYSGWAAAAIGFSLGNDLLIVVGALVGSSGAILSYIMCKAMNRHFVSVILGGFGGPQGEQMAVEGEQIAIEADGVAAALNDADSVIIIPGYGMAVAQAQQSVSELVRKLRAKGKEVRFAIHPVAGRLPGHMNVLLAEAKVPYDIVLEMDEINDDFPDTDVAIVIGSNDIVNPAAQEDPNSPIAGMPVLECWKAKQVFVSKRGQGTGYSGIENPLFFKENTRMFYGDAKQSLDKLLPMID; encoded by the coding sequence ATGGAATTTGGCTTCACCACTGCCGCTTATGTTGTTGCGGCTGTTCTTTTCATCCTCGCTTTGGGCGGGTTGTCGAACCAGGAAAGCGCCAAGCGTGCGGTCTGGTACGGCATTGTTGGTATGGCGCTGGCGGTCTTTGCTACGCTTGTGGGTCCGGGCTCGGGCCTGTGGCTGCTGTCGCTGCTGCTGATCATCGGCGGCGGTCTGATCGGTCAATATGTGGCGCAGCGCGTCCAGATGACCGAGATGCCGCAGCTTGTGGCTGCGATGCACTCGCTGGTTGGTTTAGCAGCGGTCTTCGTGGGCTTCAACGCGCATTTTGAAGTTCAGAACGTGGCCGAGGTCTTTGCGATTGCCGACGCCGCGAAAGAGGTTGAACTGGACGGTCTGGGGTCCTTTGCGCAACTGATCGCTAAGAAGACCCCGGCGGAGCTGGCAATTCTGCATGTGGAACTGTTCCTGGGCATCTTCATCGGTGCGATCACCTTTACCGGCTCGGTCGTGGCTTATGGCAAGCTGGCGGGCAAAGTGACGAGCGCGGCGACCAAACTGCCCGGCGGTCATGCGCTGAACGCGGCTGCTGCGGGCCTCTCGCTAATCTGCCTGTTCTGGTACACCAGCACCGGCGGGTTCTTCCCGCTGTTCCTGATGACGCTGGCTGCGTTGTTCATCGGCTATCACCTGATCATGGGCATCGGTGGCGCCGACATGCCGGTGGTTGTGTCGATGCTGAACAGCTATTCGGGCTGGGCGGCGGCAGCGATAGGCTTCTCGCTGGGCAACGACCTGCTGATCGTGGTTGGTGCGCTGGTGGGCTCGTCGGGTGCGATCCTGTCTTACATCATGTGTAAGGCGATGAACCGTCACTTTGTCAGCGTGATCCTTGGGGGCTTTGGTGGCCCGCAGGGGGAACAGATGGCCGTTGAAGGTGAACAGATCGCCATTGAAGCGGACGGCGTTGCGGCTGCTCTGAATGACGCGGACAGTGTCATTATCATCCCAGGATACGGTATGGCCGTGGCGCAGGCGCAGCAGTCAGTCAGCGAGCTTGTTCGCAAGCTGCGTGCCAAGGGCAAAGAGGTGCGCTTTGCAATCCACCCGGTTGCAGGTCGTCTGCCTGGCCACATGAACGTGCTGTTGGCCGAGGCAAAGGTGCCTTATGACATCGTGCTGGAAATGGACGAGATCAACGACGATTTCCCCGACACAGACGTGGCCATCGTGATCGGTTCAAATGACATCGTGAACCCGGCCGCACAAGAAGATCCCAACAGCCCCATCGCCGGGATGCCGGTTCTTGAGTGCTGGAAGGCGAAGCAGGTGTTTGTGTCGAAACGTGGTCAGGGCACCGGCTATTCAGGTATCGAAAACCCGCTGTTCTTCAAAGAGAACACACGCATGTTCTATGGCGACGCGAAACAGTCGCTCGATAAACTGCTGCCCATGATCGACTGA
- a CDS encoding Re/Si-specific NAD(P)(+) transhydrogenase subunit alpha, with amino-acid sequence MKIGTPKEILDGENRVAMTPDSAVQLQKLGYECQIEKGAGAAAGFSDEAYKAVGVEIVKTAASLWKSSDIVAKVRIPTETEMKRLTKGKTLISFFNPAGNEDGMELAKSKGANVIAMEMVPRISRAQKMDALSSMANIAGYRAVIEAGNNFGRFFTGQVTAAGKVPPAKVLIVGAGVAGLAAIGTSTSLGAITYAFDVRPEVAEQVESMGAEFVYLDFEEEQQDGAATGGYASVQSEEFRNAQLAKFRELAPEMDIVITTALIPNRPAPKLWLEDMVKAMKPGSVIVDLAAERGGNVEGTVPDEKVVTDNGVTIIGYTDFPSRMAAQSSSLYATNIRHMMTDLTPEKDGQINHDMEDDVIRGATVTHEGEITFPPPPPKVQAIAAQKKPEVKELTPEEKKAQEIAAFKAQTKQQFTLLGVGGALMLLVGLVAPASFMQHFIVFVLAVFVGFQVIWGVAHSLHTPLMAITNAISSIIIVGALMQIGSGSFLVILLAALSVFMAGINIFGGFLVTRRMLAMFQKS; translated from the coding sequence GTGAAGATAGGCACACCGAAAGAAATATTGGATGGCGAGAACCGGGTCGCGATGACGCCGGACTCTGCTGTGCAGTTGCAGAAACTGGGCTATGAGTGCCAGATTGAGAAAGGGGCAGGTGCAGCCGCCGGTTTCTCGGATGAGGCGTATAAAGCCGTGGGCGTCGAAATCGTGAAGACGGCTGCGTCCCTGTGGAAGAGTTCGGACATCGTCGCCAAGGTGCGTATCCCGACTGAGACCGAGATGAAGCGTCTGACCAAGGGCAAGACGCTGATTTCCTTCTTTAACCCGGCGGGCAATGAAGACGGGATGGAGCTGGCCAAATCCAAGGGCGCGAATGTGATCGCGATGGAGATGGTGCCGCGTATCAGCCGTGCGCAGAAGATGGATGCGCTGTCGTCGATGGCCAATATCGCAGGTTATCGCGCGGTTATCGAAGCTGGTAATAACTTTGGTCGCTTCTTCACCGGTCAGGTGACTGCCGCCGGTAAAGTACCGCCTGCCAAGGTGCTGATCGTGGGCGCGGGTGTGGCTGGACTTGCCGCCATCGGGACCTCGACGTCTCTGGGCGCGATCACCTATGCGTTTGATGTGCGCCCGGAAGTGGCCGAACAGGTCGAATCCATGGGGGCCGAGTTCGTCTATCTGGACTTTGAAGAAGAACAGCAGGATGGCGCGGCCACTGGCGGCTATGCCAGCGTTCAGTCCGAAGAGTTCCGCAACGCGCAGCTGGCCAAGTTCCGAGAGCTGGCGCCCGAGATGGACATCGTCATCACCACCGCCCTGATCCCCAACCGCCCGGCACCCAAGCTGTGGCTGGAGGATATGGTCAAGGCGATGAAGCCGGGCTCGGTCATCGTTGACCTCGCGGCCGAGCGGGGCGGCAACGTTGAAGGCACCGTGCCGGATGAGAAGGTTGTGACCGACAATGGCGTGACCATCATCGGCTATACCGACTTCCCCAGCCGGATGGCGGCGCAATCGTCTTCTTTGTATGCGACCAACATCCGTCACATGATGACTGACCTGACGCCTGAAAAAGACGGTCAGATCAACCATGACATGGAAGATGACGTGATCCGCGGCGCAACCGTGACCCATGAGGGTGAGATCACGTTCCCGCCGCCGCCGCCCAAGGTGCAGGCGATTGCGGCGCAGAAGAAGCCGGAAGTCAAAGAACTGACCCCGGAAGAGAAAAAGGCGCAGGAGATTGCGGCCTTCAAGGCGCAAACAAAGCAGCAATTCACCCTGCTGGGTGTCGGTGGCGCGCTCATGCTGCTGGTGGGGCTGGTTGCTCCGGCCAGCTTCATGCAGCACTTCATCGTGTTTGTGCTGGCCGTGTTTGTGGGCTTCCAGGTGATCTGGGGCGTGGCGCATTCACTGCACACACCGCTGATGGCGATCACCAACGCGATCTCGTCGATCATTATCGTTGGGGCCTTGATGCAGATCGGATCGGGGTCTTTCCTGGTCATTCTGCTGGCGGCGCTGTCTGTCTTCATGGCCGGGATCAACATCTTCGGCGGCTTCCTCGTAACACGGCGCATGCTTGCCATGTTCCAGAAATCTTAA
- a CDS encoding isoprenylcysteine carboxylmethyltransferase family protein, protein MRWIDVPPVWLAGFVLLAWLQGRYVGLGLSLEGGLTDLISGVLIGGGVLLAVVAVVEFRRHQTTVIPHETPSAMVQSGIYKRSRNPIYLGDVLILAGLILRFDAVLSLVLVPVFVWVLERRFILPEEDRLRRTFRADFARYERKTRRWV, encoded by the coding sequence ATGCGCTGGATCGATGTTCCCCCTGTGTGGCTTGCGGGCTTTGTCCTGTTGGCATGGTTGCAGGGCCGGTACGTGGGATTGGGCCTGTCGCTTGAAGGCGGGCTGACCGACCTGATCAGTGGTGTTTTGATCGGAGGTGGCGTCCTGTTAGCGGTTGTGGCAGTTGTCGAATTCCGCCGACATCAGACCACTGTCATTCCGCATGAAACACCAAGTGCGATGGTGCAATCCGGAATTTACAAACGCAGCCGCAACCCAATCTATCTGGGTGATGTGCTGATCCTGGCGGGTCTGATCCTGCGGTTTGATGCTGTCCTTTCGCTGGTGCTGGTGCCCGTCTTTGTCTGGGTGCTCGAACGTCGGTTCATTTTGCCTGAAGAGGATCGCCTGCGTCGCACCTTCCGCGCGGATTTTGCACGCTATGAGCGCAAAACGCGTCGGTGGGTGTAA
- the kynU gene encoding kynureninase translates to MTDFAATKAMFSLPEGILYLDGNSLGPLPKSATSRVQEMLTDEWGQMLITGWNKAGWMGLPTGLGDRIGRLIGAEQGSVVTGDTLSIKVYQAVAAALELNPSRKVVLSDNGNFPSDLYMADGLLRSLGEEYELRVVDPEDVAAAITEEIAVLMLTEVDYRSGRMHDMKALTELAHANGVVTVWDLAHSAGAIPVDLAGCNADFAVGCTYKYLNGGPGAPAFIYVAPRLAETVRPALSGWLGHEAPFAFDLDYRPGNGIERMRVGTPPVIQMTALSAAMDIWDMAEMTDVRAKSIELTELFISRVEATCPELKLASPRTPELRGSQVSFRFEEGYAAMQALIAHGVIGDFRAPDIMRFGFTPLYIDEGDVIKATEILADVMQNKLWDAPEYKVRQRVT, encoded by the coding sequence ATGACCGATTTCGCCGCAACCAAAGCCATGTTCTCTCTACCCGAAGGTATCCTTTATCTTGATGGCAACTCTCTTGGGCCTCTGCCTAAATCAGCGACCTCGCGCGTACAGGAGATGCTGACAGATGAATGGGGTCAGATGTTGATTACCGGTTGGAACAAGGCCGGTTGGATGGGACTACCCACCGGGCTGGGCGACCGCATCGGACGTCTGATCGGTGCCGAACAGGGCAGTGTTGTCACAGGCGACACCTTGTCGATCAAAGTGTATCAGGCCGTCGCCGCCGCGCTGGAGCTCAACCCCTCGCGCAAAGTAGTTCTGTCAGACAATGGCAATTTCCCGTCGGACCTGTACATGGCCGACGGTCTGCTGCGTTCGCTGGGTGAAGAGTATGAACTGCGCGTCGTAGATCCCGAGGACGTGGCCGCTGCTATCACGGAAGAGATAGCGGTCTTGATGTTGACCGAAGTGGATTACCGATCGGGCAGAATGCATGACATGAAAGCCCTGACTGAATTGGCTCATGCCAATGGCGTCGTCACCGTATGGGATCTGGCTCATTCGGCCGGGGCAATTCCGGTCGATCTTGCAGGCTGCAATGCCGACTTTGCTGTGGGTTGCACATATAAATACCTCAACGGCGGTCCCGGTGCCCCGGCCTTTATCTATGTCGCGCCACGACTGGCGGAAACAGTGCGACCTGCCCTGTCCGGTTGGCTGGGACACGAAGCCCCGTTTGCCTTTGATCTGGACTATCGCCCCGGCAACGGGATCGAACGCATGCGCGTGGGCACGCCCCCCGTGATCCAAATGACGGCGTTGTCTGCGGCCATGGATATATGGGATATGGCAGAAATGACTGATGTCCGGGCAAAGTCCATTGAATTGACCGAGTTGTTTATCAGCCGTGTTGAGGCAACCTGCCCCGAGTTGAAACTGGCCAGCCCACGCACACCAGAGTTACGTGGCAGCCAGGTTTCATTCCGTTTCGAGGAAGGCTATGCCGCAATGCAGGCCCTGATCGCGCATGGCGTGATCGGCGACTTCCGTGCGCCAGATATCATGCGGTTTGGCTTCACGCCGCTCTATATCGACGAAGGCGATGTGATCAAGGCAACCGAGATTCTGGCCGATGTCATGCAGAACAAGCTGTGGGACGCGCCCGAATACAAGGTCCGCCAGCGCGTTACCTGA
- a CDS encoding TetR/AcrR family transcriptional regulator, producing MKDTTDDSRQKAILNSAFQAFSTYGYRKTSMDDIARGAGMSRPAVYLHYKNKEAIVSKLTELYYAEKTVGVAKALATQGSVPEVLIRAIQAQTDGMAKILASPHGLEILDNTKSLSSEIIAAGEAKLAGLYADWLTQQEQAGRVRLLADAAETGRTIAATLKGLKLIGAGAEVYEQQVAQVAALFGAGLEVR from the coding sequence ATGAAAGACACGACTGACGATTCACGGCAAAAGGCGATCCTGAACTCGGCGTTTCAAGCCTTTTCTACGTACGGGTATCGCAAGACCTCGATGGACGATATTGCGCGCGGTGCGGGGATGTCCCGGCCTGCAGTCTATCTGCACTACAAAAACAAAGAGGCAATCGTCAGCAAGCTGACAGAGTTATACTATGCCGAAAAAACCGTCGGTGTGGCGAAGGCACTGGCGACACAAGGATCGGTGCCCGAGGTGTTGATCCGCGCGATACAGGCTCAGACGGACGGGATGGCGAAAATTCTGGCCTCGCCACATGGGCTTGAAATACTGGACAACACCAAATCTCTGTCTTCTGAAATTATCGCCGCGGGTGAGGCAAAGCTGGCGGGACTATACGCAGACTGGCTGACGCAGCAGGAACAGGCGGGCCGCGTGCGCCTGCTGGCTGACGCGGCCGAGACCGGACGAACGATCGCGGCCACGCTCAAGGGGCTAAAGCTGATCGGTGCAGGGGCAGAGGTCTACGAACAGCAGGTGGCGCAGGTTGCCGCCCTTTTTGGTGCGGGGCTTGAGGTCAGGTAA
- a CDS encoding (2Fe-2S)-binding protein gives MATALKINGKQHQVDLPDDVPLLWVLRDEVGLTGTKFGCGVAACGACTVHIDGEAVRSCQVALSDVWGDVTTIEGIGAPNALSALQQAWVDHQVAQCGYCQSGQIMQAAALLAENPSPTDADIDDAMQGNLCRCGTYPRIRAAIHDAAGKLKEA, from the coding sequence ATGGCGACGGCCCTAAAGATCAATGGAAAACAACATCAGGTAGACTTGCCTGATGACGTCCCCCTGCTCTGGGTTCTGCGGGATGAGGTCGGGTTGACCGGCACCAAATTCGGCTGCGGCGTCGCCGCCTGTGGAGCATGCACCGTTCATATCGACGGCGAGGCCGTGCGATCCTGTCAGGTCGCGTTGTCGGATGTTTGGGGTGACGTGACCACAATCGAAGGCATTGGTGCACCGAATGCATTGTCCGCGCTGCAACAAGCCTGGGTCGATCATCAGGTTGCGCAATGCGGCTACTGCCAGTCTGGACAGATCATGCAGGCTGCCGCCTTGCTGGCAGAAAACCCTTCGCCCACCGATGCTGACATTGACGACGCGATGCAAGGTAACCTCTGCCGCTGTGGCACATACCCCCGAATTCGTGCAGCGATTCACGATGCCGCTGGCAAGCTGAAGGAGGCATAA